The Kiritimatiellia bacterium genome has a window encoding:
- a CDS encoding NUDIX hydrolase yields MHERTLATQTIYDGRVVRLEVTEVELADGRRSVREIVRHAPAVAVLPRLPDGDFLLVRQYRKAVEAEVIELCAGLCEPGEAPEAAARRELLEETGRTARLLRHLGRVLASPGYTDEWIDLFFAECDGSSTEADWDADEHLELVRFRPEELRRALRDNVIRDGKTLAAWALAELKGWLDAGGL; encoded by the coding sequence ATGCATGAGCGAACACTGGCCACGCAGACCATCTACGACGGACGCGTCGTACGGCTGGAGGTGACGGAGGTCGAACTGGCGGACGGACGCCGGTCGGTCCGCGAGATCGTGCGGCACGCGCCGGCCGTCGCGGTGTTGCCCCGGCTGCCCGACGGCGACTTTCTGCTGGTGCGCCAGTATCGCAAGGCGGTGGAGGCTGAGGTGATCGAGCTGTGTGCGGGTCTCTGCGAGCCGGGTGAGGCGCCGGAGGCGGCGGCGCGACGCGAGCTGCTCGAGGAGACCGGCCGCACTGCGAGGCTCCTGCGGCATCTCGGCCGCGTGCTCGCCTCCCCCGGCTACACCGACGAGTGGATCGATCTGTTCTTTGCGGAGTGCGACGGTTCCAGCACCGAAGCCGACTGGGACGCGGACGAGCACCTCGAGCTGGTGCGATTCCGCCCGGAGGAGCTGCGACGGGCGCTGCGTGACAACGTGATCCGCGACGGCAAGACGCTGGCGGCCTGGGCGCTCGCGGAACTGAAGGGCTGGCTCGATGCCGGTGGACTTTGA
- a CDS encoding class I SAM-dependent methyltransferase, giving the protein MPGPVTPPHHESAPLRVIAADPAARRRFNRLLFDMLAPRYDRQNRWISFGRDPHWKHRLIASLPTAPNLDAVDLACGTGDLTRRLASRYPSGTVTGVDLSPAMLDLARRSDRSGRIRWICADMSRTGLPDRCADVVTGAWALRLAESVEAGLRESARLLRPGGTAAFLDFARPDSALGNALLFTLLGVWSLLASILICGHTRAHTWIPVTLRDVPPRRELHRCFQRCGFAEIRRVSAFFGAVDLWTARRCPQG; this is encoded by the coding sequence ATGCCGGGACCTGTGACGCCGCCGCACCACGAATCGGCGCCGCTGCGAGTGATCGCGGCCGACCCGGCCGCTCGCCGGCGGTTCAACCGCCTGCTGTTCGATATGCTCGCGCCCCGCTACGACCGTCAGAATCGTTGGATCTCGTTTGGTCGCGACCCGCACTGGAAGCATCGCCTGATCGCGTCGCTGCCGACCGCGCCGAACCTGGACGCGGTCGACCTCGCCTGCGGCACCGGTGACCTCACGCGGCGCCTGGCCAGCCGCTACCCGAGCGGGACGGTGACCGGCGTGGACCTGAGCCCCGCGATGCTCGACCTCGCCCGGCGAAGCGACCGGAGCGGCCGCATCCGTTGGATTTGTGCGGACATGAGCCGTACCGGCCTGCCCGATCGCTGCGCGGACGTGGTCACCGGCGCATGGGCATTGCGGCTGGCCGAGTCGGTGGAGGCCGGTCTGAGGGAGAGCGCGCGCCTGCTGCGACCCGGTGGCACCGCCGCGTTTCTGGACTTTGCGCGTCCCGACTCCGCGCTCGGCAACGCGCTGCTGTTCACCCTGCTTGGGGTCTGGAGCCTTCTGGCCAGCATATTGATCTGCGGTCACACGCGCGCCCACACGTGGATTCCGGTCACACTGCGCGATGTGCCCCCACGCCGCGAACTGCACCGTTGCTTTCAGCGCTGCGGGTTTGCGGAGATCCGTCGTGTCTCTGCCTTCTTTGGCGCAGTGGACCTGTGGACCGCACGGCGGTGTCCGCAGGGTTGA
- a CDS encoding aspartate aminotransferase family protein — MSAESPEGLAAGEIEALYRRYVLTTYAPASLALARGRGAWVWDVAGRRYLDFLSGIAVTGVGHAHPTLVRAIRRQAGRLMHTSNLFYHEPQARLAEALATRSMGGGCFFCNSGAEANEALIKLARLWGSQNGGRWRIVTMRNSFHGRTLATLTATGQAKVQRGFEPLPDGFDYADFNDLDSVRAAISEQTAAVLVEAIQGEGGIVPATERFLSGLRRLCTESGVLLMMDEVQCGMGRTGRWWAWQAYGIEPDAFSIAKGLGGGFPIGAIVVAPGLTQVFQPGTHASTFGGTPLACVAALAVIRIIEEEGLLENAARRGEQFMEGLRELQKRHAALVEVRGRGLMVGLVLDRPAKPFEARLRELGLLSLATAERVIRFLPPLTIREREVERALSIVARACRDL; from the coding sequence ATGAGCGCAGAATCTCCGGAGGGTCTTGCAGCCGGCGAAATCGAGGCGTTGTACCGGCGGTACGTGCTGACCACCTATGCGCCGGCGAGCCTCGCGCTCGCGCGCGGGCGCGGCGCGTGGGTGTGGGATGTGGCGGGGCGTCGCTATCTCGACTTTCTCTCCGGCATCGCGGTCACCGGTGTCGGGCACGCGCATCCGACGCTGGTGCGCGCGATCCGGCGTCAGGCGGGCCGCCTGATGCACACCTCGAACCTCTTCTACCACGAGCCGCAGGCGCGTCTCGCCGAGGCGCTGGCGACTCGCTCGATGGGCGGGGGATGTTTCTTCTGCAACTCCGGCGCGGAGGCGAACGAAGCGCTCATCAAGCTCGCACGACTGTGGGGCTCGCAGAACGGCGGCCGCTGGCGGATCGTCACGATGCGCAACTCGTTTCACGGCCGCACGCTCGCGACGCTCACCGCGACCGGCCAGGCGAAGGTGCAGCGTGGCTTCGAACCGTTGCCGGATGGCTTCGACTACGCAGACTTCAACGATCTGGACTCCGTGCGCGCGGCCATCAGCGAGCAAACCGCCGCAGTGCTTGTGGAAGCGATCCAGGGTGAGGGCGGCATCGTGCCGGCCACCGAACGGTTCTTGAGCGGGCTGCGGCGGCTGTGCACCGAGAGCGGCGTGCTTCTGATGATGGATGAGGTGCAGTGCGGTATGGGCCGAACCGGGCGCTGGTGGGCGTGGCAGGCGTACGGGATCGAACCGGATGCGTTTTCGATCGCGAAGGGACTCGGCGGAGGCTTTCCGATCGGCGCAATTGTGGTCGCGCCGGGCCTCACACAGGTGTTTCAGCCCGGCACTCACGCTTCGACCTTCGGAGGAACCCCGCTGGCCTGCGTCGCCGCGCTCGCGGTGATCCGGATCATCGAGGAGGAAGGCCTGCTCGAGAACGCCGCGCGGCGCGGCGAACAGTTCATGGAGGGCCTGCGCGAGCTTCAAAAGCGACATGCCGCGCTCGTTGAAGTGCGCGGTCGCGGCCTGATGGTCGGATTGGTGCTCGACCGTCCGGCCAAACCGTTCGAAGCACGGCTGCGCGAGCTGGGGCTGCTGTCGCTGGCCACCGCGGAGCGGGTGATCCGGTTCCTGCCGCCGCTGACCATCCGCGAACGGGAGGTCGAGCGCGCATTGAGCATCGTCGCCCGCGCATGCCGGGACCTGTGA
- the argB gene encoding acetylglutamate kinase: MQLLVEKAAVLIEALPYLQKFHGETIVVKFGGSIMDNEGGVRAILQDVAFMAVVGLRPVLVHGGGKAISQKMKAAGLTPEFRLGLRVTDEATIRIVEQTLNQEINPHMVRLLREFDCKARGIHGEDILQVRPKTGRDPATGQVVSWGYVGEVVEVDVEPVLAFLAAGIVPLITPLGRGPDRRVYNVNADEVASAIARALRARKLVFLSDVPGLLADPSDPTSIISSVRADEIDRLVERGVISGGMLPKIGGALEAVRAGVAKVHIIDSFLPHSLLLELFTDRGVGTEIVGGDVNGAREGT; the protein is encoded by the coding sequence ATGCAACTGCTCGTGGAAAAAGCGGCGGTGCTGATCGAGGCGCTGCCCTATCTCCAGAAGTTTCACGGCGAGACGATCGTCGTGAAGTTCGGCGGCAGCATCATGGACAACGAGGGGGGGGTGCGCGCGATCCTGCAGGACGTCGCGTTCATGGCGGTGGTCGGGCTGCGACCGGTGCTGGTGCACGGTGGCGGCAAGGCGATCTCCCAGAAGATGAAAGCCGCGGGCCTGACGCCGGAGTTTCGGCTCGGACTGCGCGTCACCGACGAGGCGACGATCCGGATCGTCGAGCAGACCCTGAACCAGGAGATCAACCCCCACATGGTGCGGCTGCTGCGCGAGTTCGACTGTAAGGCCCGTGGCATTCACGGCGAGGACATCCTGCAGGTCCGGCCGAAGACGGGCCGCGACCCGGCCACCGGGCAGGTCGTGTCGTGGGGGTACGTCGGCGAAGTGGTCGAGGTGGACGTTGAGCCGGTGCTCGCGTTTCTGGCGGCGGGCATCGTACCGCTGATCACGCCGCTCGGCCGCGGGCCTGATCGGCGGGTGTACAACGTGAACGCGGACGAGGTGGCCTCCGCGATCGCGCGCGCGCTGCGGGCACGCAAACTCGTGTTTCTGTCCGACGTACCGGGTCTGCTCGCGGACCCGTCCGACCCGACCAGCATCATCTCGAGCGTGCGCGCGGACGAGATCGACCGTCTCGTTGAGCGCGGCGTGATATCGGGGGGGATGCTTCCGAAAATCGGCGGCGCGCTCGAAGCGGTCCGCGCCGGCGTCGCGAAGGTGCACATCATTGATTCGTTTCTGCCCCATTCACTGCTGCTGGAGCTGTTCACCGACCGTGGCGTCGGCACCGAGATCGTCGGCGGCGACGTGAACGGCGCGCGGGAGGGCACATGA
- the argJ gene encoding bifunctional glutamate N-acetyltransferase/amino-acid acetyltransferase ArgJ codes for MTTMRQIRSTPPLGTEELRLPAGYRAAGVAAGIKAGAERPDMALIVSDQPAVVAGVFTTNQVQAAPVRLDREHLRGRIARAIVVNSGNANACTGPRGRRDALRMAAETARRLGVPVRQVFVCSTGTIGVPLPMDRVLVGIERLVAQLSPDGAEAAATAILTTDTRPKRWTVPLSIGGRPAIVAGFAKGAGMIEPRMATMLAFLLTDVAAPAGALQRLLRAAADESFNRITVDGDRSTNDTALLLANGASGIRLAPGRPGWREFERAVRATARALARMIVADGEGATRFITVRVRGARSDREADLAARSVANSLLVKTAWAGPNANWGRVMDALGYSAAKVVESRVAIWFDGLCAVRRGAPGPATREQLREVIARPEFTVEIDLGLGRGRAEIWTCNCTEEYVRINM; via the coding sequence ATGACGACGATGCGACAGATCCGATCGACCCCACCCCTCGGCACGGAAGAGCTCCGGTTGCCCGCCGGCTACCGCGCCGCCGGTGTCGCGGCCGGCATCAAGGCCGGCGCAGAACGGCCCGACATGGCGCTGATCGTCTCCGACCAGCCCGCGGTGGTCGCCGGCGTCTTCACGACCAACCAGGTCCAGGCCGCACCGGTGCGACTGGACCGAGAACACCTGCGCGGCCGCATCGCGCGCGCGATCGTGGTGAACAGCGGAAATGCGAACGCCTGCACCGGGCCACGCGGCCGTCGCGATGCGCTCCGCATGGCCGCGGAAACCGCCCGGCGGCTCGGCGTGCCGGTGCGGCAGGTGTTCGTTTGCTCCACCGGCACGATCGGGGTTCCCCTGCCGATGGACCGGGTGTTGGTCGGCATCGAGCGGCTCGTCGCGCAGTTGTCGCCCGACGGCGCCGAGGCCGCCGCCACCGCGATCCTCACCACCGACACCCGCCCGAAGCGCTGGACTGTGCCGCTTTCGATTGGCGGCCGGCCGGCGATCGTCGCGGGGTTCGCGAAGGGGGCCGGCATGATCGAGCCGCGTATGGCGACGATGCTCGCGTTTTTGCTCACCGACGTCGCCGCGCCGGCCGGTGCGCTGCAGCGACTGCTGCGCGCGGCAGCGGACGAGAGCTTCAACCGCATCACCGTGGACGGCGACCGCAGCACAAACGACACCGCACTGTTGCTGGCCAACGGCGCCTCGGGCATTCGGCTGGCGCCCGGTCGGCCCGGGTGGCGCGAGTTCGAAAGGGCGGTACGCGCAACGGCCCGCGCGCTCGCGCGGATGATCGTCGCCGACGGAGAGGGTGCCACCCGCTTCATCACGGTCCGCGTGCGCGGCGCCCGCTCCGACCGCGAGGCGGACCTCGCCGCGCGCAGCGTCGCGAACTCGCTGCTGGTGAAGACCGCCTGGGCAGGGCCGAACGCGAACTGGGGCCGCGTGATGGATGCGCTCGGCTACTCCGCCGCGAAGGTCGTCGAGTCCCGCGTTGCGATCTGGTTCGACGGGCTGTGCGCGGTGCGGCGCGGCGCGCCAGGCCCGGCAACGCGCGAGCAGCTCCGCGAGGTGATCGCGCGGCCCGAGTTCACCGTGGAGATCGACCTCGGCCTCGGCCGCGGCCGCGCGGAGATCTGGACCTGCAACTGTACGGAGGAGTACGTTCGAATCAACATGTAG